In one Aythya fuligula isolate bAytFul2 chromosome 12, bAytFul2.pri, whole genome shotgun sequence genomic region, the following are encoded:
- the GOT2 gene encoding aspartate aminotransferase, mitochondrial yields MALLQSCRFLAAPRLAAAARASSWWSHVEMGPPDPILGVTEAYKRDTNSKKMNLGVGAYRDDNGKPYVLSCVRKAEAMIASKKMDKEYLPIGGLADFTRASAELALGENSEAFKSGRYVTVQGISGTGSLRIGANFLQRFFKSSRDVYLPKPSWGNHTPIFRDAGLQLQAYRYYDPKTCSLDFAGAMDDISKIPEKSIILLHACAHNPTGVDPRQEQWKEMAAMVKKRNLLVYFDMAYQGFASGDINRDAWAVRHFIEQGINIVLSQSYAKNMGLYGERAGAFTVICSDAEEAKRVESQLKILIRPMYSNPPLNGARIASIILNTPELRKEWLVEVKGMADRIIGMRTQLVSNLKKEGSSHNWQHITDQIGMFCFTGLKPEQVERLIKEFSIYMTKDGRISMAGVTSGNVGYLAHAIHQVTK; encoded by the exons atggcgctgctgcagagctgccgcTTCCTCGCCGCCCCccgcctcgccgccgccgcccgcgccAG CTCATGGTGGTCCCACGTGGAGATGGGTCCCCCCGACCCTATCCTGGGGGTGACCGAAGCGTACAAGCGCGACACCAACTCCAAGAAGATGAACCTGGGCGTGGGGGCGTACCGGGACGACAACGGGAAGCCCTACGTGCTGAGCTGCGTCCGCAAG GCAGAGGCCATGATAGCCTCTAAGAAGATGGACAAGGAGTACCTGCCCATCGGGGGGCTGGCGGATTTCACCCGGGCATCGGCAGAGCTGGCGCTGGGCGAAAACAGCGAGGCTTTCAAGAGCGGCCGG TATGTCACCGTGCAGGGTATTTCTGGGACTGGATCTCTGCGAATTGGAGCCAATTTTTTG CAACGGTTCTTCAAGTCCAGCCGCGACGTGTACCTACCCAAACCCTCCTGGGGCAATCACACGCCCATCTTCCGCGATGCGGGCTTGCAGCTCCAGGCTTACCGCTACTACGACCCCAAAACCTGCAGCCTCGACTTCGCTGGGGCCATGGACGACATTTCT AAAATTCCGGAAAAGAGCATCATCCTCTTGCACGCCTGTGCTCACAACCCCACCGGAGTGGATCCCCGGCAGGAGCAGTGGAAGGAGATGGCAGCCATGGTGAAG AAACGGAACCTCCTGGTGTACTTCGACATGGCCTACCAGGGCTTTGCCAGCGGGGACATCAACCGGGACGCCTGGGCCGTGCGGCATTTCATCGAGCAGGGCATCAACATCGTGCTGTCGCAGTCCTACGCCAAGAACATGGGGCTGTACG GAGAGCGCGCGGGAGCCTTCACGGTGATCTGCAGCGACGCAGAGGAAGCCAAGAGGGTGGAGTCGCAGCTGAAGATCCTCATCCGTCCCATGTACTCCAACCCGCCCCTGAACGGAGCCCGCATCGCCTCCATCATCCTCAACACCCCCGAGCTGCGGAAGGAGTG GCTGGTGGAGGTGAAGGGCATGGCTGACCGGATCATCGGCATGAGGACTCAGCTGGTGTCCAACCTCAAGAAGGAGGGATCCTCGCACAACTGGCAGCACATCACCGACCAGATCGGCATGTTCTGCTTCACGGGGCTGAAGCCTGAGCAG GTGGAGCGGCTGATCAAGGAGTTCTCCATCTACATGACAAAGGACGGCCGAATCTCCATGGCGGGCGTTACGTCGGGCAACGTGGGTTACCTGGCTCACGCCATCCACCAGGTCACCAAGTAA
- the SLC38A7 gene encoding putative sodium-coupled neutral amino acid transporter 7 produces the protein MAQATGSINSDYRDWEWSADAGERARLLQSPSVETVPKSGESQGSGLGATSALGAVFIVVNAALGAGLLNFPAAFNTAGGVAAGIALQMCMLIFIIGGLVILAYCSQASNERTYQEVVWAVCGKVPGVLCEVAIAVYTFGTCIAFLIIIGDQEDKIIAALVTEPEEAGSSRWYTDRKFTISITAFLLILPLSIPKEIGFQKYASSLSVIGTWYVTAVIIIKYIWPDKELVPVEIPTSPSSWMAVFNAMPTICFGFQCHVSSVPVFNSMKQPEVKTWGAVVTAAMVIALFVYTGTGVCGFLTFGASVDQDVLLSYPSNDIPVALARAFIILCVLTSYPILHFCGRAVLEGLWLRYTGVTVEEDVVRERRRRLLQTVSWFLLTLLLALFIPDIGKVISVIGGLAACFIFVFPGLCLIQAKLSEIQETRALSWWAQVSYGVFMVTLGAFIFGQTTANAIFVDLTA, from the exons ATGGCTCAGGCCACCGGGAGCATCAACAGTGACTACAGGGACTGGGAGTGGAGCGCCGACGCCGGCGAACGGGCCAggctcctgcagagccccagcGTGGAGACGGTGCCCAAGAGCGGCGAGAGCCAAGGCAGCGGCTTGGGGGCCACGTCCGCGCTGGGCGCCGTCTTCATCGTGGTGAATGCCGCCCTCGGGGCCGGGCTGCTCAATTTCCCCGCCGCCTTCAACACGGCCGGCGGCGTGGCCGCGGGCATCGCGCTGCAGATG TGCATGCTGATCTTCATCATCGGGGGGCTGGTCATCCTGGCGTACTGCTCGCAGGCCAGCAACGAGCGGACGTACCAAGAGGTGGTGTGGGCGGTGTGCGGGAAGGTGCCGGGCGTGCTGTGCGAGGTGGCCATCGCCGTCTACACCTTCGGCACCTGCATCGCTTTCCTCATCATCATCGGAGACCAGGAGGACAAGA TCATCGCCGCGCTGGTGACGGAGCCCGAGGAAGCGGGGAGCAGCCGCTGGTACACCGACCGCAAGTTCACCATCAGCATCACTGccttcctcctcatcctgcccctctccatccccaagGAGATCGGCTTCCAGAAGTACGCCAG CTCTCTGAGCGTGATTGGCACGTGGTACGTCACGGCCGTCATCATCATCAAGTACATCTGGCCCGACAAGGAGCTTGTGCCTGTGGAGATCCCCACCAG cccctccagctggATGGCCGTGTTCAACGCCATGCCCACCATCTGCTTCGGCTTCCAG TGCCACGTGAGCAGCGTGCCCGTCTTTAACAGCATGAAGCAGCCGGAGGTGAAGACCTGGGGGGCGGTGGTGACAGCGGCCATGGTGATCGCTCTCTTTGTCTATACGGGCACGG GCGTCTGCGGCTTCCTGACGTTTGGGGCCAGCGTGGACCAGGACGTGTTGCTCTCCTACCCTTCCAACGACATCCCCGTCGCCCTCGCCCGGGCTTTCATCATCCTGTGCGTGCTGACCTCCTACCCCATCCTGCATTTCTGCGGCCG GGCCGTTCTGGAGGGCCTCTGGCTGCGCTACACCGGGGTGACGGTGGAGGAGGACGTGGTTCGGGAGCGGAGGAGGCGCCTGCTGCAGACCGTCAGTTGGTTCCTGCTGACGCTTCTCCTGGCTCTCTTCATCCCCGACATCGGCAAAGTCATCTCTGTCATCGGGGGCTTGGCCGCCTGCTTCATCTTTGTCTTCCCAG GGCTCTGCCTGATTCAAGCCAAACTCTCCGAGATCCAAGAAACCAGGGCGCTCAG CTGGTGGGCCCAGGTCAGCTACGGGGTGTTCATGGTCACCCTGGGAGCCTTCATCTTCGGCCAGACCACCGCCAATGCCATCTTTGTGGATCTCACAGCCTGA